In Rissa tridactyla isolate bRisTri1 chromosome 22, bRisTri1.patW.cur.20221130, whole genome shotgun sequence, a single genomic region encodes these proteins:
- the TIMM13 gene encoding mitochondrial import inner membrane translocase subunit Tim13 yields the protein MESGFGSDFGSDFGSGSGGGGKLDPGLIMEQVKVQIAVANAQELLQRMTDKCFRKCIGKPGGALDNSEQKCIAMCMDRYMDSWNTVSRAYNSRLQRERANM from the exons ATGGAGAGCGGCTTCGGCTCCGACTTCGGCTCCGACTTCGGctccgggagcggcgggggggggaagctggaCCCGGGGCTCATCATGGAGCAGGTGAAGGTGCAGATCGCCGTGGCCAACGCACAGGAGCTCTTGCAG CGCATGACGGACAAGTGCTTTCGGAAGTGCATCGGGAAGCCCGGCGGAGCGCTGGACAACTCGGAGCAG AAGTGCATCGCCATGTGCATGGACCGGTACATGGACTCCTGGAACACGGTTTCCCGAGCCTATAACTCTCGGCTGCAGCGGGAGAGAGCCAACATGTGA